A genomic window from Pseudomonadales bacterium includes:
- a CDS encoding HAMP domain-containing sensor histidine kinase, with protein MRHLPRLSLRTVLIGINLTVLVLPLAGIQLMRLYESALVRQTESALIAQGAFVAAFYRSLVLEQAPQNLMAVSREIELANGRWQDGRWSPRPAALDLASSVVLPPLPDGRRDRAADPFAASVGERLVPVLKDAQLVTLAGIRVVDPWGTIVASTGDDVGLSILAGEEVQLALAGTPSSRLRHKSDYTRVTALDSISRVGGLRVFVTAPIVLQGRLIGAVMLSRTPPSILQALYAKRWLLLQALGLLLALVVVMSLLTFRLIARPISRLADRASRISRGEISAVADADEETLAQPRTREIARLQEAITGMAQTLEERANSLQEFSRHVSHEFKTPIASIRGAIEVLQDHRSGMSEAQQMRFLEMIGSDAQRLHRLTERLLELTRAEIQQSGPEHFEVPDMIEEAVGPFSDRAEFDWSGVQGGYQARGRREVLMAVLEILFENALQHGATRLEIRSSSDAASLTLDVQDNGTGISQNNRDKVFEPFFTTARDTGGTGLGLTIAQALLKSSRGTIELVSGKNPTIFRVSLPGIQ; from the coding sequence GTGCGGCATCTGCCTCGACTGTCACTGCGCACAGTGCTGATCGGCATTAACCTGACGGTGCTGGTGCTGCCCCTCGCCGGTATCCAGCTCATGCGGCTGTATGAAAGTGCACTGGTCCGGCAGACGGAGTCCGCCCTGATTGCTCAGGGCGCTTTCGTGGCCGCCTTCTATCGTTCCCTGGTGCTCGAGCAGGCACCGCAAAACCTCATGGCAGTGAGTCGGGAGATCGAACTGGCCAATGGTCGCTGGCAGGACGGCCGCTGGTCACCACGTCCCGCCGCTCTGGATCTGGCTTCTTCGGTCGTGCTGCCCCCTCTGCCGGACGGCCGCAGGGATCGCGCGGCCGATCCCTTTGCGGCCAGTGTCGGCGAGCGGCTGGTGCCGGTACTCAAAGACGCACAGCTGGTAACCCTTGCCGGCATCCGTGTGGTGGATCCCTGGGGCACCATCGTCGCCAGTACGGGGGACGATGTGGGTCTGTCGATTCTCGCAGGGGAGGAGGTCCAGCTGGCGCTTGCGGGCACACCCAGCAGCCGCCTGCGTCATAAGAGTGACTACACCCGGGTGACCGCGCTCGATTCCATCAGCAGGGTCGGCGGCCTGCGGGTCTTCGTGACTGCGCCCATCGTGCTGCAGGGCCGTCTCATCGGTGCGGTCATGCTGTCGCGCACCCCACCCAGCATCCTGCAGGCGCTGTATGCGAAACGCTGGCTGCTGCTCCAGGCGCTGGGGTTGCTGCTCGCTCTGGTGGTGGTGATGTCGCTGTTGACCTTCAGACTCATCGCGCGTCCGATCTCCCGGCTCGCGGACCGGGCCAGTCGCATCAGCCGGGGTGAGATCAGTGCCGTTGCGGACGCTGACGAAGAGACCCTCGCCCAGCCACGGACCCGGGAAATCGCCCGATTGCAGGAGGCGATTACCGGGATGGCCCAGACCCTGGAGGAGCGGGCCAACTCGCTGCAGGAGTTTTCCCGCCACGTTTCCCACGAATTCAAAACCCCCATCGCCAGTATCCGGGGCGCGATAGAGGTGCTGCAGGATCACCGCAGTGGCATGTCCGAGGCGCAGCAGATGCGCTTTCTCGAGATGATCGGCAGCGATGCGCAGCGACTGCACCGGCTGACCGAACGTCTGCTCGAACTGACCCGGGCGGAAATTCAGCAATCCGGACCTGAGCACTTTGAGGTGCCGGACATGATCGAGGAAGCGGTCGGGCCGTTTTCGGATCGGGCCGAGTTCGACTGGAGTGGCGTGCAGGGCGGTTATCAGGCCCGGGGTCGACGGGAAGTGCTCATGGCGGTGCTGGAGATACTCTTCGAAAACGCCCTGCAGCATGGTGCCACGCGTCTGGAGATCCGTTCGAGCAGCGATGCTGCGAGTCTCACACTCGATGTGCAGGACAACGGCACCGGTATCTCGCAGAACAATCGGGATAAGGTTTTTGAGCCCTTCTTCACGACCGCGCGCGACACCGGTGGCACAGGCCTGGGATTGACGATCGCTCAGGCACTCCTGAAATCCAGCCGGGGTACCATCGAACTGGTGAGCGGTAAGAATCCGACCATCTTCCGGGTCTCGCTGCCGGGTATTCAGTAG
- a CDS encoding SRPBCC domain-containing protein, whose protein sequence is MTAAPDGDGHVLHLTRVFDAPIRFLFDCFTDPALIMQWWGPPGTLCPAATSELRTGGTYRFVIEDPESGDRYISCGRYLVIEPPNRLVFTWYWEADPEAVTRVSVDFRAVDDLHTELTLKHARFPELASAKSHETGWTSSLTRLARLLSRSQTS, encoded by the coding sequence ATGACTGCGGCCCCCGACGGCGACGGCCACGTGCTCCATCTCACCCGGGTATTCGATGCGCCCATCCGCTTCCTCTTCGACTGTTTCACGGATCCTGCCCTGATCATGCAGTGGTGGGGTCCCCCCGGCACCCTGTGTCCGGCCGCCACCAGCGAACTTCGCACGGGCGGTACTTACCGCTTTGTCATCGAAGACCCTGAAAGCGGCGACCGCTACATCTCCTGCGGACGCTACCTTGTGATCGAGCCGCCTAACCGCCTGGTCTTCACCTGGTACTGGGAAGCGGATCCGGAGGCAGTGACCCGGGTTTCCGTCGACTTCCGCGCGGTCGATGATCTACACACGGAACTGACTCTGAAGCACGCCCGCTTTCCTGAGCTCGCAAGCGCGAAATCCCACGAGACCGGCTGGACGAGCAGCCTGACGCGACTCGCGCGCCTGCTTTCCCGCAGTCAGACCTCCTGA
- the xrtT gene encoding exosortase T gives MSAIASNPPYRSALSRVTIVLFALGAASLAADPLLWLIRTWHDQGYDGIGWIAAALVAGLGCWSGSSSLETDARDRPNLNNTFKLLLATACLRLTSQLLDVSVLGALLLGVDVFALARLARLSRRRRALAAFWLAVLFCFSLPVEPMLQRVFGYLLQQISASLACGILSVFFDNLSCAGVRLQVSGVDVLVDLPCSGAELISTTGMIFSFLCTLRRPSVLGGVIGAVACGVIALAGNALRITLLATGLVYTDLLPFQVMDPLPHTLIGLFAVAVASAALIAIVQLLPVTASESGDQQPQLQPGAVAMDRHRLQLFGALCFLLLALAIGTITPRPLDASPALPPAFHPGQAAGLPGETQPLTEQERQYFSRYGGAAQRVNYGPYSLLLVSTTSPLRHLHDPAICLRGLGYQVRLLGTDHATRSTVYSAAKNTGTGAPDERFTLRVSYLGSDGQIATSIAEVVWYWLNNPATRWTMVQRATPDHSIAVPEHAVTTPSDAWMAPIDSADRAAEWETAMRRAFNLS, from the coding sequence ATGTCTGCCATCGCCAGCAACCCGCCTTATCGGTCCGCGCTGTCCCGGGTCACCATCGTCCTCTTCGCCCTCGGCGCTGCCAGTCTCGCCGCCGATCCGCTGCTCTGGCTCATCCGCACCTGGCACGATCAGGGTTACGACGGCATCGGCTGGATTGCAGCAGCACTGGTAGCCGGGCTCGGTTGCTGGTCCGGCTCCAGCTCGCTGGAGACCGACGCCCGGGATCGCCCGAACCTCAACAACACATTCAAGCTGCTGCTGGCCACCGCCTGCCTTCGCCTCACCTCCCAGCTGCTCGATGTGAGCGTGCTGGGTGCCCTGCTGCTCGGCGTTGATGTATTCGCACTCGCCCGGCTCGCACGCCTGTCCCGTCGGCGCCGCGCCCTGGCCGCCTTCTGGCTCGCAGTGCTGTTCTGTTTCAGCCTGCCCGTCGAACCGATGCTGCAGCGCGTGTTCGGCTACCTGTTACAGCAGATCTCGGCCAGCCTCGCCTGCGGAATACTCTCCGTGTTTTTCGACAATCTCTCCTGCGCCGGGGTGCGCCTCCAGGTATCCGGTGTGGATGTGCTGGTCGATCTGCCCTGCTCGGGTGCAGAGCTCATCTCCACCACCGGCATGATCTTCTCCTTTCTGTGCACCCTGCGCCGACCGTCCGTCCTCGGTGGCGTGATCGGTGCGGTTGCCTGCGGGGTGATTGCACTCGCCGGTAACGCTCTGCGCATCACCCTGCTGGCAACCGGTCTGGTTTACACGGACCTGTTGCCTTTTCAGGTCATGGACCCTCTGCCCCACACCCTGATCGGGTTATTCGCGGTGGCGGTCGCCTCCGCGGCGCTGATCGCGATTGTGCAGCTTCTGCCGGTTACAGCGTCAGAAAGCGGAGATCAGCAGCCACAACTGCAGCCGGGTGCTGTAGCAATGGATCGGCATCGTCTGCAGCTGTTCGGCGCGTTGTGCTTTCTGCTCCTTGCCCTGGCGATCGGTACCATCACACCGCGCCCCCTGGACGCCTCACCCGCCCTGCCACCCGCCTTCCATCCCGGCCAGGCCGCGGGTCTGCCCGGCGAGACCCAGCCGCTCACCGAGCAGGAACGTCAGTACTTCAGCCGCTACGGAGGAGCGGCGCAGCGGGTGAACTATGGCCCCTACAGTCTGCTGCTGGTTTCCACCACCTCGCCGCTGCGGCACCTGCACGATCCGGCGATCTGTCTGCGCGGTCTGGGCTACCAGGTTCGGCTGCTCGGCACCGACCACGCAACCCGGTCAACCGTCTACAGCGCAGCGAAAAACACGGGCACCGGTGCACCGGATGAGCGCTTCACCCTGCGGGTGAGCTACCTCGGCAGCGACGGACAGATCGCCACCAGCATTGCCGAGGTGGTGTGGTACTGGCTCAACAACCCGGCCACCCGCTGGACCATGGTGCAGCGGGCGACACCCGACCACTCGATCGCCGTACCGGAACACGCTGTCACCACTCCATCCGATGCCTGGATGGCGCCCATCGATTCTGCCGACCGGGCGGCAGAGTGGGAGACCGCCATGCGCCGTGCTTTCAACCTGAGCTGA
- a CDS encoding DegQ family serine endoprotease, which translates to MSVKLSGNKTKHYAILSTLLMLLLNAAGNAMAQEERAIQSLRDTGKAFSSVAKRVSPSVVFIQVEQKSQRSQSPLLDSEQFRRFFGPGFGPDFPRSERPSIGQGSGLIISSDGYILSNHHVVGNADKVTVRLEGGKEYNAEVIGSDSATDVAVIKIDAKGLPALALGDSDNLEVGEWVMAIGNPFGLSHTLTVGVVSAVGRSQLGITDYENFIQTDAAINPGNSGGPLINLDGEVVGINTAIFSQSGGSMGIGFAIPINLVKQVRQQLIDNGVVTRSQLGVVIQPLTQDLAESFGLDSPTGVLISDVAEDSAASEAGLQAGDILLELNGAPIVDSGSFRNHIAMTEPGKSVSLTVLRDGKRKTVRAKLKALAGGEVAQSGKAQSSSWGFTVVALTPDVAQQLRYTGLSGVVISEVEVGSVAQRAGLRRGMLIQEVNRKKVGSPAEFDSAVKSGKENEMLLRVRNGDSALYIALSR; encoded by the coding sequence ATGTCGGTAAAACTTTCAGGCAACAAAACGAAACATTACGCAATACTTTCCACCCTGCTGATGCTGCTGCTCAACGCCGCCGGCAACGCGATGGCGCAGGAAGAGCGAGCCATTCAGAGTCTCCGCGACACCGGCAAAGCCTTTTCGTCCGTCGCCAAGCGGGTATCACCTTCTGTCGTTTTCATCCAGGTCGAGCAGAAGTCTCAGCGCAGCCAGTCTCCGCTGCTCGACAGCGAGCAGTTCCGTCGTTTCTTCGGTCCCGGTTTCGGCCCGGATTTCCCGCGCAGCGAGCGGCCCAGCATCGGCCAGGGGTCCGGTCTCATCATCTCTTCTGACGGCTACATACTCTCCAACCATCACGTCGTCGGCAATGCGGACAAAGTCACGGTACGACTCGAAGGCGGCAAGGAATACAACGCCGAGGTCATCGGCAGTGACTCGGCGACCGATGTCGCTGTGATCAAGATCGATGCGAAGGGCCTGCCCGCGCTGGCACTGGGTGACTCGGACAACCTGGAAGTCGGCGAATGGGTAATGGCAATCGGCAATCCCTTTGGTCTCTCGCATACGTTGACCGTTGGTGTGGTGAGCGCCGTCGGCCGCAGTCAGCTCGGCATCACGGACTATGAAAACTTCATTCAGACGGATGCTGCCATCAACCCCGGTAACTCCGGTGGCCCACTGATCAACCTGGATGGTGAGGTCGTGGGGATAAACACCGCCATTTTCAGCCAGTCCGGTGGCAGCATGGGCATCGGCTTCGCCATACCCATCAATCTGGTGAAACAGGTTCGCCAGCAGCTCATCGACAACGGTGTGGTCACCCGCTCTCAGCTCGGTGTCGTCATTCAACCCCTCACTCAGGATCTGGCCGAATCCTTTGGCCTGGACTCTCCGACAGGGGTGCTGATTTCCGACGTGGCCGAGGACTCCGCCGCATCCGAAGCCGGTCTCCAGGCAGGCGACATACTGCTGGAGCTTAACGGCGCTCCCATAGTCGACAGCGGCAGCTTCCGCAATCACATTGCCATGACCGAACCAGGCAAGAGCGTATCGCTGACTGTGCTTCGGGATGGCAAACGTAAAACGGTACGGGCCAAACTCAAGGCACTCGCAGGCGGCGAAGTTGCCCAGAGCGGGAAAGCGCAGAGCAGCAGCTGGGGCTTCACGGTAGTTGCCCTGACACCGGATGTCGCTCAGCAGCTCCGCTACACCGGTCTGTCCGGCGTGGTGATCAGCGAGGTGGAAGTCGGCTCGGTTGCTCAGCGCGCCGGCCTGCGCCGGGGCATGCTGATCCAGGAGGTCAACCGCAAGAAGGTCGGCAGTCCAGCGGAGTTCGACAGTGCGGTGAAGTCAGGCAAAGAAAACGAAATGCTGTTGCGTGTGCGTAACGGCGACAGCGCCCTCTATATCGCGCTATCGCGCTGA
- a CDS encoding DUF899 domain-containing protein, with amino-acid sequence MNHPEVVDRQTWLAARLELLAAEKAFSRARDALTRQRQTLPWVRVDENYQFEGAAGNQSLAELFGNRSQLIVQHYMYAPGWQEGCKSCAFWADQFDPALPHLAARDVAFAAVSQAPYTDFAPFKKRMGWQFPWVSSAANSFSNDYLVCYSPDQIAAGDTFYNYTRGMHYGEHAPGISVFAKDGDGAVYHTYSCYARGLDMLNGAYHLLDLVPKGRDEADLPASMAWLKLHDQYE; translated from the coding sequence ATGAATCATCCTGAAGTGGTCGATCGACAGACCTGGCTCGCAGCGCGCCTGGAACTTCTGGCTGCAGAAAAGGCCTTCAGCCGTGCCCGGGATGCCCTGACCCGTCAGCGCCAGACGCTGCCCTGGGTACGGGTGGATGAGAACTACCAGTTCGAGGGGGCGGCCGGGAACCAGTCCCTGGCCGAACTGTTCGGCAACCGCAGCCAGCTCATCGTGCAGCACTACATGTATGCGCCTGGCTGGCAGGAAGGCTGTAAGAGCTGTGCATTCTGGGCCGATCAGTTCGATCCGGCACTACCGCATCTGGCCGCGAGAGATGTTGCTTTCGCCGCGGTATCCCAGGCACCGTACACGGATTTCGCCCCCTTCAAAAAACGAATGGGCTGGCAGTTTCCCTGGGTGTCTTCTGCTGCAAACAGTTTCAGCAACGACTACCTGGTCTGCTACTCACCGGACCAGATCGCCGCAGGTGACACCTTCTACAACTACACCCGGGGCATGCATTACGGAGAGCACGCACCAGGGATCAGCGTGTTTGCGAAAGACGGCGATGGCGCCGTCTACCACACCTATTCCTGCTACGCCCGTGGGCTGGATATGCTCAACGGCGCCTACCACCTGCTCGACCTTGTGCCCAAAGGACGCGATGAAGCGGACCTGCCAGCCAGCATGGCCTGGCTGAAGCTGCATGATCAGTACGAGTGA
- a CDS encoding response regulator transcription factor, whose translation MQRILIVDDDPHLREVVCFALEQAGFDTLTAANGVEALALHRRHYPDLVVLDVLMPELDGLTVCKALRAISSVPIVLLSSRDEEVDRVLGLDMGADDYIGKPFSPRELVARVKAQLRRNNELAGDGAPRDRILRVDGYVINLDRFEATWQELPLPLTQTEFQLLCTLARWPDKVFSRDDLMQGAYDVRRVVSNRTIDSHIRRLRDKLKAAGTPGIRTVHSVGYRLARPDS comes from the coding sequence ATGCAACGCATCCTCATCGTCGACGACGACCCGCACCTGCGCGAGGTGGTCTGCTTTGCCCTCGAGCAGGCGGGCTTCGATACCCTCACCGCGGCCAATGGTGTGGAAGCCCTGGCACTGCATCGGCGTCACTACCCGGACCTGGTAGTGCTCGATGTGCTCATGCCGGAACTCGATGGTCTGACCGTGTGTAAGGCCCTGCGTGCGATCTCATCGGTACCCATCGTGCTGCTGTCGTCCCGGGATGAGGAGGTGGACCGGGTGCTGGGTCTCGACATGGGTGCCGACGACTACATCGGCAAGCCCTTCAGTCCGAGGGAGCTGGTGGCCCGGGTGAAGGCCCAGTTGCGGCGCAACAACGAGCTGGCCGGTGACGGTGCGCCCCGGGACCGGATACTGCGGGTGGATGGTTATGTCATCAATCTGGACCGTTTCGAGGCCACCTGGCAGGAACTGCCTTTACCGCTGACCCAGACCGAGTTCCAGCTGCTGTGTACCCTGGCGCGCTGGCCGGATAAAGTGTTTTCCCGGGATGACCTGATGCAGGGCGCTTACGATGTGCGTCGGGTGGTGAGCAATCGGACCATCGATTCACACATCCGCAGGCTGCGGGATAAATTGAAGGCGGCCGGCACACCGGGTATCCGTACCGTGCACAGTGTCGGCTATCGCCTTGCGCGCCCCGACAGCTGA
- a CDS encoding Na+/H+ antiporter NhaC family protein: MTQAEGYPARTPTPWHGFLTFAGVLLILGTGLFGYGISIHALIFVCLCWVGLNTRYLGHHYPAIRSMMSDGIRNALSAVYIFILIGMVIASYMHSGTIASLIVYGLDLLAPDVFLATGFVLCALMSVVTGTSWGTVGTLGVVLMGLGQSMGVSFPLIAGVVISGATFGDKLSPVSDTTNLAAMSAGTDLYAHIRSMLITTTPTFLLVLVILLLLDSSADPLTAAGQSADIQVALRQAYSINPIVAVLPLLVLVGLSVSRQSAEVSMTASVVTALALALLYQGRSLGEVLNALWQNTPGHTGVADIDALLGRGGIASMSWTLLLALMALALGGLLNGGGFLKALLEGAIARIRRASTLIATTIASGIVGNMGLGEAYVSIILNAQLFREAFDRARLNRAVLSRSVEEGATLSTGLIPWTTAGAFYAATLGVPTLEYAPYAFLNYLNPLVSIGMAMLGIGLLRKPGVLRD, translated from the coding sequence TTGACCCAAGCCGAAGGTTATCCCGCACGAACACCGACACCCTGGCACGGCTTCCTCACCTTTGCTGGCGTGCTGCTGATTCTGGGAACCGGCCTGTTCGGCTATGGCATCAGTATCCATGCGCTGATCTTTGTGTGTCTGTGCTGGGTTGGGTTGAACACCCGCTATCTCGGCCACCACTATCCCGCGATCCGGTCGATGATGAGCGACGGGATCCGCAATGCCCTGTCGGCCGTCTACATCTTCATACTCATCGGTATGGTGATCGCCAGCTACATGCACAGCGGTACCATCGCCTCTCTCATCGTCTATGGCCTGGATCTGCTTGCTCCCGATGTGTTTCTCGCCACCGGTTTCGTGTTGTGCGCTCTCATGTCCGTGGTCACCGGCACCTCCTGGGGCACGGTGGGGACGCTCGGCGTGGTGCTGATGGGACTCGGTCAGTCCATGGGTGTGTCTTTCCCACTCATCGCCGGTGTGGTGATCTCAGGCGCCACCTTTGGTGACAAGCTCTCACCCGTGTCGGATACCACCAATCTCGCGGCGATGAGTGCGGGCACCGATCTCTATGCCCACATCCGCTCGATGCTCATTACAACCACGCCGACTTTCCTGCTGGTGCTCGTGATTCTGCTGCTGCTCGACAGCAGTGCAGATCCACTGACAGCGGCCGGTCAGAGCGCGGATATTCAGGTGGCGCTGCGGCAGGCCTACAGCATCAATCCTATCGTGGCCGTGCTGCCGCTGCTGGTGCTGGTCGGGCTCAGTGTTTCCCGTCAGTCCGCGGAGGTCAGCATGACTGCCAGTGTCGTCACAGCCCTCGCGCTTGCCCTGCTGTATCAGGGGCGCAGCCTGGGTGAGGTGCTCAACGCACTGTGGCAGAACACACCGGGTCATACGGGTGTTGCGGATATCGACGCACTGCTCGGTCGCGGTGGTATCGCCAGTATGAGCTGGACCCTGCTGCTGGCACTCATGGCTCTGGCGCTCGGTGGTCTGCTCAATGGCGGGGGCTTTCTGAAAGCCCTGCTGGAGGGGGCGATTGCGCGGATCCGTCGCGCCAGCACACTGATCGCTACAACCATCGCTTCCGGCATTGTCGGCAACATGGGACTGGGCGAGGCCTATGTGTCGATCATTCTCAACGCCCAGCTGTTCCGGGAGGCCTTCGATCGCGCCCGGCTCAATCGAGCGGTGTTGTCACGGTCCGTGGAAGAAGGGGCCACGCTGAGCACCGGGCTGATTCCCTGGACCACGGCAGGGGCGTTCTATGCCGCGACCCTGGGTGTGCCCACTCTCGAGTACGCGCCTTACGCGTTTCTCAACTACCTCAATCCTCTGGTGTCGATCGGCATGGCGATGCTCGGCATCGGACTGTTGCGAAAACCGGGCGTGCTCAGGGACTGA
- a CDS encoding VIT domain-containing protein, whose amino-acid sequence MNPTNASRTSRAFLLSVFTFQLLCATTASATPTEPMQKPAGPLTGSIEALVDGRRVILASLVNDYRIRISGDIASVTLKQTFSNPYTQPLNARYLFPLNRRAAVHAMTMRIGNEIISAQIEEIRQAQQTFARAKQEGKAAGLLEQHRPNMFTQRIANLMPGLPIEMEIEYTQVVPKIDGAYELVVPMVVGPRFQPPGTESAWTLERLPGYPPAAGVHVPESVTGDRVSLHIDLEAPVPLNAVYSDTHRLDIEHRSSTQQSIRLADDRVQDNRDFVLRYFLGSDTTTSGLLSHWQAGEGGYFSLLIEPPESVDDSAAIPREMVFLLDCSGSMSGAPMAASKRFMTAALGALRPTDSFRIIRFSDSATEFSREPLPATPFNIQRGLRYTEHLYGSGGTMMTTGIEQALDAPLAPDRVRNVVFLTDGYIGNELSVLSLVNRLLGDARLFAFGVGAGVNRYLLDELGRSGRGFTRYFDPTRDDESQSAVVSELVARLQTPVLTDIQIDWGGLPVTGIVPETLPDLYAGDSLRVTGRYNTPADGTVTIRGNSRNHAARIEAPVALDETQDHPAIRRIWARNTVAELMHAFITPTELRPDAMDNAQLQAAVTDLGLTYGIATNWTAFVAVSRNVYNPDPAASADADVALPKVAGVSALAYTPPALSGGGAPEPGALLALLVGLGIWGFRRRRLLRVSS is encoded by the coding sequence ATGAATCCGACAAATGCTTCCAGAACCTCGCGTGCTTTTCTCCTGAGCGTCTTCACTTTCCAGCTGCTCTGCGCAACTACCGCCAGCGCAACCCCGACAGAGCCGATGCAGAAGCCAGCAGGACCCCTCACCGGCAGCATCGAAGCCCTGGTGGATGGCAGGCGGGTAATACTCGCAAGCCTTGTGAACGACTACCGGATCCGGATCAGCGGTGACATCGCCAGTGTCACTCTGAAACAGACGTTTTCCAATCCCTACACTCAGCCGCTGAATGCGCGATACCTGTTTCCGCTCAATCGCCGGGCCGCCGTTCACGCCATGACCATGCGAATCGGCAATGAAATCATCAGCGCACAGATCGAAGAAATCCGGCAGGCGCAACAGACGTTTGCCAGGGCGAAGCAGGAAGGCAAAGCGGCCGGTCTGCTCGAGCAGCATCGGCCGAACATGTTCACCCAGCGCATCGCCAATCTGATGCCCGGACTGCCGATAGAAATGGAGATCGAGTACACCCAGGTCGTGCCAAAAATCGACGGCGCCTACGAACTGGTGGTGCCTATGGTGGTAGGACCCCGCTTCCAGCCACCCGGCACCGAATCTGCCTGGACACTGGAGCGGCTGCCCGGCTATCCCCCTGCAGCCGGCGTGCATGTTCCGGAATCCGTGACCGGGGATCGGGTCAGTCTGCACATCGATCTCGAAGCGCCGGTACCCCTGAACGCCGTCTACAGTGACACTCATCGACTCGATATCGAGCATCGCTCCTCCACTCAGCAGTCGATCCGCCTCGCTGACGACAGGGTGCAGGACAACCGAGACTTCGTACTGCGCTATTTCCTCGGCAGCGATACGACCACCAGCGGCCTGCTCAGCCACTGGCAGGCGGGCGAAGGCGGCTATTTCAGTCTGCTCATCGAGCCTCCGGAGTCGGTGGATGATTCCGCAGCAATTCCCAGAGAGATGGTCTTCCTGCTCGACTGTTCGGGCTCCATGAGCGGAGCGCCGATGGCGGCCAGCAAACGGTTCATGACAGCGGCGCTGGGCGCGCTGCGTCCGACAGACAGCTTCCGCATCATCCGCTTCAGCGATTCGGCGACAGAATTTTCGCGCGAGCCGCTGCCGGCCACGCCTTTCAATATCCAGCGGGGTCTGCGTTATACGGAACACCTGTATGGCAGCGGCGGCACCATGATGACCACGGGGATCGAGCAGGCGCTGGATGCACCGCTGGCACCAGACAGGGTGCGCAACGTGGTGTTTCTCACCGACGGCTACATCGGCAACGAACTGAGCGTGCTCAGTCTGGTAAACCGATTGCTGGGAGACGCCCGCCTGTTTGCCTTCGGTGTCGGTGCCGGGGTAAATCGCTACCTGCTCGACGAACTCGGTCGCAGCGGCCGTGGCTTCACCCGTTACTTCGACCCGACGCGGGACGATGAGTCACAGTCTGCCGTGGTCAGTGAACTGGTCGCCCGTCTGCAGACACCGGTACTGACCGACATTCAGATCGACTGGGGCGGACTCCCGGTCACCGGCATCGTTCCGGAGACCTTGCCCGATCTGTACGCCGGAGACTCGCTGCGGGTGACCGGACGCTACAACACCCCGGCAGACGGCACCGTGACCATCCGGGGAAACAGTCGCAACCACGCGGCACGGATAGAAGCACCGGTTGCTCTGGATGAGACCCAGGATCATCCCGCCATCCGCAGAATCTGGGCGCGCAATACGGTGGCTGAACTCATGCACGCCTTCATCACGCCGACCGAACTGAGACCGGATGCCATGGACAATGCTCAGCTTCAGGCAGCCGTCACCGACCTCGGCCTGACCTACGGGATCGCCACAAACTGGACGGCTTTCGTGGCGGTCAGCCGGAACGTCTACAACCCCGATCCTGCAGCCAGCGCGGACGCGGATGTCGCCCTGCCGAAGGTTGCCGGTGTGAGTGCGCTCGCCTATACACCACCGGCACTGTCCGGCGGGGGTGCACCCGAACCCGGCGCGCTGCTCGCGCTGCTGGTGGGACTGGGCATCTGGGGATTCCGGAGACGACGTCTGTTGCGTGTCTCATCCTGA
- a CDS encoding metalloregulator ArsR/SmtB family transcription factor — MLPAVTPIDRAFTALSHPVRRNIIERLLEGELTVGEIARPYGLRNPTISRHLKVLKEAQLIVSTVDGRQHRCRINPNGINELQSWLKRYEKFWTGQFDALQRFVETRPVADRS; from the coding sequence ATGCTGCCAGCCGTGACTCCGATCGATCGGGCATTCACCGCCCTCTCCCATCCGGTACGCCGCAATATCATCGAGCGGCTCCTGGAAGGAGAACTGACCGTAGGCGAGATCGCGCGCCCCTACGGGCTCAGGAACCCCACCATCTCCCGCCATCTGAAGGTACTGAAAGAAGCCCAGCTGATCGTCAGCACCGTCGACGGCCGCCAGCACCGCTGTCGGATAAATCCAAACGGTATCAATGAGTTGCAGAGCTGGTTAAAGAGATACGAGAAGTTCTGGACGGGCCAGTTCGACGCGCTGCAGCGCTTTGTCGAGACCAGGCCCGTGGCGGATCGGTCATGA